Below is a genomic region from Sphingomonas sp. KR3-1.
GGCCGCATCGTCATCGACAAGCTCAAGCAGCGCCTGCCCGCCGACCAGCTCGTCGCGCTCGCCCGCGCCCCCGAAAAGGCAGCGGATCTCGGCATCGAGGCGCGCGCCTTCGACTATGACCGGCCCGAGACCCTCGCCCCCGCGCTCGCCGGCATCGACACGCTGTTGCTGATCTCGGGCAGCGAAGTCGGCAAGCGCGAGGCCCAGCACGCGGCGATTGTCGACGCAGCCAAGGCGGCCGGCGTCGCGCGCATCGTCTATACCAGCCTGCTGCGCGCCGACACGACCACGCTCAGCCTCGGCACCGAGCATCGCGCGACCGAGCGGCTGATCGCGGCCTCGGGCATTCCCTTCACCTTCCTGCGCAACGGCTGGTATCTTGAGAATTACGCCGCCTCGGTGCAGGGCGCGCTCGCGCATGGCGCGCTGATCGGTGCGGCCGGCCAAGGCCGCATCGCCGCCGCCGCCCGCGCCGACTATGCCGATGCCGCCGTCGCGGTGCTGCTCGGCACCGGGCATGACGGCAAGGTCTATGAACTGGCCGGCGACACCGCCTTCACCCTCGCCGACCTCGCCGCCGAGCTCTCGCGCCAGACAGGCCGCGACATTGCGTACAACA
It encodes:
- a CDS encoding SDR family oxidoreductase; this encodes MTIAITGATGQLGRIVIDKLKQRLPADQLVALARAPEKAADLGIEARAFDYDRPETLAPALAGIDTLLLISGSEVGKREAQHAAIVDAAKAAGVARIVYTSLLRADTTTLSLGTEHRATERLIAASGIPFTFLRNGWYLENYAASVQGALAHGALIGAAGQGRIAAAARADYADAAVAVLLGTGHDGKVYELAGDTAFTLADLAAELSRQTGRDIAYNNLAAADYAAALTGAGVPAPFAEMLAGWDGDIANGELFEDGGTLSKLIGHPTTSLADGVKALIG